In one window of Episyrphus balteatus chromosome 3, idEpiBalt1.1, whole genome shotgun sequence DNA:
- the LOC129915154 gene encoding uncharacterized protein LOC129915154: MNYRSAYNLRYEPSDKSREVISSTSNTYLNEIAKGEIQDIEDDSVEIIEMTTEGVMTSPSITEIPSVVTEETASSEISSSIMRPDTASTNKAAHIIGEGLKNLLYGSASDATLFQAPKGKGFLSLFEVFKFENSKCSVSFSDIRLLHGICYHEFECNSLGGTAMGACANGVGVCCVFVQGCGDITNQPVVYFESPNYPTPVTEGLICVLIVNLKPNVRQVRLDFLMFELNRPTDGECLQDQFVVSGQNVNFQVPIICGINTGQHIYVDVDNAIENRIYVSVFGKGIGPRSFNIKVTQLERDFAPDDCLQFYTEPEGFIKSFNYDQFGTIVDSGEVTYLNNLNYAICIKRVKQMCTILYQTDSNGEPNEFEIVNKDDEDNDIIPKDQAGAGALSCPNDFIILNQIRLCGDRINDGTIDEDFTKNADVRDSTGGPIIASVRSDGAYVGRGFFIMYKQELCV; encoded by the exons ATGAATTATAGAAGTGCTTATAACCTCCGCTACGAACCTTCGGATAAGTCACGGGAGGTCATAAGTTCAACTTCGAATACTTATCTAAATGAAATTGCAAAAGGAGAAATTCAAGACATTGAAGATGATTCTGTAGAGATTATTGAAATGACAACAGAAGGAGTGATGACATCACCATCTATCACTGAAATACCAAGTGTTGTGACTGAAGAAACTGCTTCCTCAGAGATTTCTTCAAGTATAATGAGACCGGATACAGCTTCGACAAACAAAGCTGCCCACATAATTGGTGAAGGATTAAAGAATCTGCTATATGGATCTGCATCAGATGCGACACTTTTTCAAGCTCCTAAGGGCAAGggatttttaagtttatttgaagttttcaaatttgaaaattcgaaATGTTCGGTTTCATTCAGTGACATCCGGTTGTTGCATGGAATATGCTATCATGAGTTTGAATGCAATAGTTTAGGTGGTACAGCGATGGGGGCCTGTGCCAATGGTGTTGGAGTTTGTTGTGTCt ttgtacaaGGATGTGGTGACATAACCAATCAACCGGTAGTTTATTTTGAAAGTCCCAACTATCCTACACCTGTGACGGAAGGCttgatttgtgttttaattGTTAATTTGAAACCAAATGTTCGACAAGTTCGATTAGATTTTTTGATGTTTGAG TTAAATCGTCCAACCGATGGAGAATGTTTACAGGATCAATTTGTGGTATCCGGtcaaaatgttaattttcaagTTCCGATCATCTGTGGCATTAATACTGGTCAACACA TTTATGTCGATGTTGACAATGCAATAGAAAATAGAATCTACGTATCAGTATTCGGAAAAGGTATTGGCCCACGATCATTCAACATTAAAGTTACTCag TTAGAACGAGATTTTGCTCCAGATGATTGTCTTCAATTCTATACTGAACCTGAAGGATTTATAAAATCTTTCAATTATGATCAATTTGGAACTATTGTGGACTCTGGGGAAGTGACTTATCTG AACAACCTTAACTATGCTATTTGTATAAAACGGGTCAAACAGATGTGTACGATATTGTATCAAACAGACTCAAATGGTGAGCCAAACGAGTTCGAAATAGTAAATAAGGATGACG AAGACAACGACATCATCCCCAAAGACCAAGCTGGAGCTGGTGCCCTCAGTTGTCCCAATGATTTCATTATACTCAATCAAATTCGACTTTGTGGTGACCGAATAAATGATGGCACTATCGATGAGGACTTTACAAAAAATGCAGATGTTCGTGACTCAACAGGTGGACCAATAATTGCATCCGTCCGAAGTGATGGTGCATATGTTGGTCGAGGATTTTTTATAATGTACAAACAAGAACTTTGTGTTTAA